A genomic stretch from Sphingobacterium sp. ML3W includes:
- a CDS encoding SGNH/GDSL hydrolase family protein, which produces MFSKVSLMALMLFSLSIVKGQQNYTWFSPLDDKHVEGRLDNQKLTAFGRLPDELEKQVRKPVWELGQNSAGLYIDFQTSASEITVQYQVAGGLNMPHMPTTGVSGLDLYGYDTTHKVWKWAYGSYDFSDTISYTWKHIGKNNNFNYRLYLPLYNAVKWLSIGVPNDAKLTYTHTATLKPIVVYGTSIGQGACTSRPGLVWTSQVGRAVNNEILNLCFSGNGRLEQPILNVMNQVDAACYILDCIPNLAITKSLSEKQLDSLLVNAVTFLRKEHPTTPIILTQHSSGNINTVFNEDKNKEYQQSSRVLKTTYEKLQSKGVRQIFMLSSGELGLDLNSTVDYAHPNDQGMEHIANAYIKLLKKVLK; this is translated from the coding sequence ATGTTTTCAAAAGTTTCTCTCATGGCACTGATGCTGTTCTCACTTTCGATTGTCAAAGGACAGCAAAATTATACCTGGTTTTCGCCCCTTGACGATAAACATGTAGAAGGCCGGCTCGACAATCAGAAGCTTACAGCCTTTGGTCGACTACCGGATGAGCTGGAAAAGCAGGTGCGCAAACCGGTTTGGGAACTGGGACAAAATTCTGCTGGACTCTATATCGATTTTCAGACATCAGCTTCGGAAATTACAGTTCAATATCAAGTTGCAGGTGGATTGAATATGCCCCATATGCCTACTACCGGTGTCAGTGGACTGGATCTTTATGGCTATGATACAACACATAAAGTTTGGAAATGGGCTTACGGTAGTTATGATTTTTCAGACACGATTTCTTATACCTGGAAGCATATAGGTAAGAATAATAACTTTAACTATCGTTTGTATCTTCCTTTGTATAACGCGGTTAAATGGTTGAGTATTGGTGTGCCTAATGATGCGAAGTTAACATATACACATACCGCTACCCTGAAACCTATTGTGGTCTATGGTACTTCTATAGGACAAGGGGCATGTACCAGCCGGCCAGGTCTTGTTTGGACAAGCCAGGTAGGTAGAGCTGTTAATAACGAGATTCTGAATTTATGTTTTTCAGGTAACGGTCGTCTTGAACAGCCTATCCTAAATGTAATGAATCAGGTGGACGCAGCATGCTATATTTTGGATTGTATTCCGAATCTTGCGATTACTAAATCACTCAGCGAAAAACAATTGGATTCGCTATTGGTCAATGCGGTTACATTTTTAAGAAAAGAACACCCGACAACACCGATCATATTGACACAGCATAGTTCTGGAAATATCAATACCGTATTTAACGAAGACAAAAATAAAGAATATCAGCAAAGTAGCCGGGTATTGAAAACAACCTACGAGAAATTACAGTCAAAAGGGGTTCGGCAGATTTTTATGCTATCGAGTGGGGAACTGGGGCTGGACTTAAACTCAACAGTAGATTATGCACACCCAAATGATCAGGGGATGGAACATATCGCAAATGCGTATATCAAGTTGTTAAAAAAGGTGCTGAAATAG
- the kdsA gene encoding 3-deoxy-8-phosphooctulonate synthase, which produces MINKYIPEIKNGTSQNFFLMAGPCAIEGEEIALRIAEKIVTITDKLNIPYIFKGSYRKANRSRLDSFMGIGDEKALKILEKVGKTFGVPTVTDIHESHEAEMAAAYVDVLQIPAFLCRQTDLLVAAAKTNKVVNVKKGQFLSAGSMKFAVDKIVESGNEKVFLTDRGNTFGYQDLIVDYRGIPEMRSFNVPTVMDCTHSLQQPNQTSGVTGGKPALIETIAKAAIAVGADGLFIETHPDPANAKSDGANMLHLDLLEGLMEKLVRVRQAIL; this is translated from the coding sequence ATGATCAACAAATACATTCCTGAAATAAAGAATGGAACTTCGCAGAATTTCTTTTTAATGGCAGGGCCATGTGCAATTGAGGGAGAAGAAATCGCTTTGCGGATTGCTGAAAAGATTGTTACTATTACAGATAAACTCAATATCCCTTATATTTTTAAAGGTTCATACCGTAAGGCCAACCGATCTCGTTTGGATTCTTTTATGGGTATAGGGGATGAAAAAGCGCTGAAAATTTTGGAAAAAGTAGGGAAGACCTTCGGCGTTCCTACGGTAACAGATATACATGAAAGCCATGAAGCGGAAATGGCCGCAGCTTATGTAGATGTTCTTCAAATTCCAGCATTTTTATGTAGACAAACGGATTTATTGGTCGCTGCAGCAAAAACTAATAAAGTCGTTAACGTAAAAAAAGGACAGTTTTTAAGTGCAGGATCCATGAAGTTTGCAGTAGATAAGATTGTCGAGTCTGGTAATGAAAAGGTATTTTTGACCGATCGTGGTAATACATTTGGCTACCAGGATCTGATCGTTGACTATCGAGGGATTCCCGAAATGCGTTCCTTTAATGTACCGACTGTGATGGATTGTACACATTCACTTCAGCAACCAAATCAGACTTCAGGAGTAACAGGTGGAAAGCCTGCACTGATCGAAACAATAGCCAAAGCGGCGATTGCTGTTGGGGCCGATGGTCTATTTATCGAAACCCATCCTGATCCTGCAAATGCAAAATCTGATGGCGCAAATATGTTGCACCTTGATCTGCTTGAAGGATTGATGGAAAAACTAGTACGTGTAAGACAAGCTATTTTATAG
- the recQ gene encoding DNA helicase RecQ, with protein sequence MEIEKSLFDNLQDFFGFDTFKGDQEAIITSILQKKDTFVIMPTGGGKSICYQLPALMSEGTAIVISPLIALMKNQVDQLRAFGGEDSIAHFLNSSLNKSEITRVKEDVLAGKTKLLYVAPESLAKQDNVEFLHQITVSFVAVDEAHCISEWGHDFRPEYRKIRQVINEIGANIPIIALTATATPKVQSDIRKNLQMNDAVLFKSSFNRSNLYYEVRPKKDVVKEIVRFIKTKPGKTGIVYCLSRKKVEEISEVLNLNGIQALPYHAGLDAKTRADTQDKFLMEDVEVIVATIAFGMGIDKPDVRYVIHHDIPKSMEGYYQETGRAGRDGGDGYCLAFYSEKDVEKLTKFMKDKPVAEREIGTQILKEVIDYSESAVCRRKQILHYFGENFDEQGCSNMCDNCRSEKEYFEAEESLKDVLGFIKEQGEKFDDHHVINVMIGQNNQPVSSYKHDEHRLFGSGKEKGTIYWKSLLRQAVLDNFVEKDIDHYGLLKLTDIGRNYIDNPYQLKFVLNRPIESAESTAGDEAGHGTGALDTTLLGMLKDLRKKIAKSKSLPPFVIFQDPSLEEMCTHYPVNIDELKQIQGVGNGKAIKFGASFIALIKDYVEENEIDRPVDLVIKSTANKSALKVAIIQNIDRKIALDDIAAAKGITYEEILKEIETIVNAGTKININYFIDEIIDEDRQDEVYDYFKTAETDSINDALKELGGDDYSFEDLQLMRIKFLSELGN encoded by the coding sequence ATGGAAATAGAAAAATCACTTTTCGACAATTTACAGGATTTTTTTGGTTTTGATACTTTTAAAGGAGATCAAGAGGCTATTATAACCAGCATTCTTCAAAAGAAGGATACGTTTGTTATTATGCCAACCGGGGGAGGGAAATCAATTTGTTATCAACTGCCAGCACTCATGAGTGAGGGAACCGCAATTGTAATTTCCCCGTTGATTGCTTTAATGAAAAATCAAGTAGATCAACTTCGCGCGTTCGGCGGCGAAGATAGTATCGCTCATTTTTTAAACTCCTCACTGAACAAGAGTGAAATCACCCGTGTAAAGGAAGATGTGCTTGCAGGAAAGACCAAGTTACTCTATGTAGCTCCAGAATCACTTGCTAAGCAAGATAATGTGGAGTTCCTGCATCAGATTACAGTGTCTTTTGTTGCCGTAGATGAAGCACATTGTATTTCAGAATGGGGACATGATTTTAGACCGGAATACCGTAAAATACGTCAAGTTATCAATGAGATAGGCGCTAATATTCCAATTATTGCGTTGACAGCAACAGCGACGCCAAAAGTGCAATCTGATATCCGTAAAAACTTACAGATGAATGATGCCGTGCTATTCAAATCATCATTCAATCGGAGCAATTTATACTATGAGGTACGTCCCAAAAAAGACGTGGTCAAAGAAATTGTGCGCTTTATCAAGACAAAACCAGGTAAAACTGGTATTGTCTATTGCTTGAGCAGAAAGAAAGTTGAAGAAATAAGCGAGGTGTTGAACCTGAACGGTATTCAAGCGCTGCCCTACCATGCAGGCCTTGATGCTAAAACAAGGGCTGATACGCAAGATAAATTTTTGATGGAGGATGTAGAAGTGATTGTCGCGACAATCGCGTTTGGTATGGGGATTGACAAACCGGATGTCCGTTATGTTATCCACCATGATATTCCGAAATCCATGGAAGGCTACTACCAGGAAACTGGGCGTGCTGGCCGTGATGGGGGCGATGGTTATTGTTTGGCTTTCTATTCGGAGAAAGATGTTGAAAAGCTGACAAAATTCATGAAAGACAAACCTGTGGCCGAACGCGAGATCGGTACACAGATACTGAAAGAAGTCATCGATTATTCCGAATCTGCAGTCTGTCGTCGTAAGCAGATTCTTCATTATTTTGGGGAAAACTTTGACGAACAGGGCTGTAGTAATATGTGCGATAATTGCCGTTCGGAAAAAGAATATTTTGAAGCCGAGGAATCCCTAAAAGATGTACTGGGCTTTATTAAAGAACAGGGTGAAAAATTTGACGATCACCATGTGATTAACGTGATGATCGGGCAGAACAATCAACCTGTATCTTCCTATAAACATGACGAGCACCGTCTATTTGGTTCAGGGAAGGAAAAAGGTACCATCTATTGGAAATCGCTGTTACGCCAAGCCGTATTGGACAACTTTGTTGAGAAAGATATTGATCACTATGGTTTGCTGAAATTAACGGATATTGGTCGGAATTATATAGACAATCCTTACCAGTTAAAATTTGTTTTAAACCGTCCTATCGAAAGTGCAGAAAGTACTGCTGGAGACGAGGCTGGTCATGGAACTGGAGCACTCGACACGACCTTGCTGGGTATGCTTAAAGATTTGCGTAAAAAGATCGCTAAGAGTAAGTCATTGCCACCATTTGTGATCTTCCAAGATCCTTCCTTAGAGGAAATGTGTACACATTATCCAGTTAATATCGACGAATTAAAACAGATTCAAGGGGTAGGGAATGGTAAGGCGATTAAATTTGGTGCTTCCTTTATTGCGCTGATCAAGGACTATGTGGAGGAAAATGAAATCGACAGGCCTGTAGATCTGGTCATCAAAAGTACAGCAAATAAATCTGCGCTGAAGGTGGCTATCATCCAAAATATTGACCGCAAGATTGCGCTGGATGATATTGCAGCAGCGAAGGGGATTACCTACGAGGAAATATTAAAGGAAATTGAAACGATCGTTAATGCCGGTACCAAGATAAATATCAATTATTTTATTGACGAAATTATTGATGAAGATCGTCAGGACGAAGTGTACGATTACTTTAAAACAGCTGAAACTGACTCGATCAACGACGCGCTTAAGGAATTAGGAGGTGACGATTATAGTTTTGAAGACCTTCAATTGATGCGTATCAAATTTTTATCGGAATTGGGTAATTAA
- a CDS encoding KpsF/GutQ family sugar-phosphate isomerase encodes MKNNYEIKNIAIQAIQEEAKAVAALAQYIDDDFVTVINKILHLQGRVIVTGIGKSAIIAQKIVATLNSTGTPSIFMHAADAIHGDLGIIQQHDLIIAISKSGNTPEIKVLVPFLKQTKNTLVALVGNTASYLAKNADHILNTTVEKEACPNNLAPTSSTTAQLAMGDALAVALQECRDFTDQDFAKYHPGGALGKKLYLKVADLSDQNGKPSVQLDANVRDIIITITHFRLGAVAVLNGTQIQGIITDGDIRRMLERHTDLAAINAAEIMGKSPKVIDKNELAANALHIMRENNITQLLVSDQGNYDGVIHIQDLLKEGII; translated from the coding sequence GTGAAAAACAACTACGAAATAAAAAATATAGCTATTCAAGCTATTCAAGAAGAAGCCAAAGCAGTAGCTGCTCTGGCTCAATATATTGATGATGATTTTGTTACCGTAATAAATAAAATCCTGCATCTTCAGGGACGGGTAATCGTCACAGGTATCGGAAAAAGTGCCATTATTGCGCAAAAGATTGTTGCAACATTAAATTCGACAGGGACACCGTCAATATTTATGCATGCAGCTGATGCCATCCATGGGGATCTGGGTATTATCCAACAGCATGATTTAATTATTGCCATATCCAAAAGCGGCAATACACCTGAAATTAAAGTTTTGGTCCCATTTCTAAAACAAACCAAAAATACTTTGGTGGCTTTGGTTGGCAACACAGCGTCCTACTTGGCAAAAAATGCAGACCACATACTGAACACCACTGTTGAGAAAGAAGCTTGTCCAAATAATTTGGCACCAACCTCAAGCACGACAGCGCAACTAGCCATGGGCGATGCACTAGCTGTCGCGCTACAGGAATGTCGTGATTTTACGGACCAGGATTTTGCCAAGTACCACCCTGGTGGTGCCCTGGGCAAAAAGCTCTACTTAAAAGTGGCTGACTTATCCGATCAAAATGGTAAACCTAGCGTGCAATTGGATGCCAACGTCAGAGATATCATCATCACAATCACACATTTCAGACTGGGAGCAGTAGCAGTCTTAAACGGCACACAAATCCAGGGTATTATCACCGATGGGGATATCCGTCGCATGCTCGAAAGACACACTGACCTTGCTGCGATCAATGCCGCAGAAATTATGGGCAAATCACCAAAGGTGATCGATAAAAATGAACTTGCAGCGAATGCTCTCCATATCATGCGGGAAAACAACATCACGCAGTTATTGGTATCAGATCAAGGGAACTACGATGGGGTTATCCATATACAGGATCTGCTTAAAGAGGGTATAATCTAA
- a CDS encoding DUF1573 domain-containing protein gives MKKYITILAVIISFIGFSSMQAGQGEFKFEKETHDFGKIPAGTPVSYNFKFSNTGSEPIIISNVVPTCGCSVAEFTKTPIKPGETGTIKVTYNAAAKAPFTKSFTVQSNTKTPVKTLYIKGIVE, from the coding sequence ATGAAAAAGTATATAACAATTTTAGCAGTGATCATTTCCTTTATCGGTTTTTCGTCTATGCAAGCTGGACAAGGGGAATTTAAATTTGAAAAAGAAACACATGATTTCGGCAAGATTCCGGCTGGAACACCTGTATCGTATAATTTTAAATTTTCAAACACAGGCAGTGAGCCTATTATCATTTCGAACGTAGTCCCTACTTGTGGCTGTTCGGTGGCCGAGTTCACTAAAACCCCCATAAAACCGGGAGAAACAGGAACAATCAAGGTAACGTATAACGCTGCGGCTAAGGCACCATTTACCAAAAGTTTTACGGTACAATCGAATACGAAAACACCTGTAAAGACACTTTATATTAAAGGGATTGTGGAATAA
- a CDS encoding pyridoxal phosphate-dependent aminotransferase, whose translation MPVISEKGLNMPASPIRKLTPYADQAKKEGKKIYHLNIGQPDIQTPEIMLNALKNIDFKVWAYTPSEGTASYRKKLAEYYNKLNYNIEPTDILVTNGGSEAITITMQACLNEGEEVIIPEPFYANYNGFACSSDIVIKPIMSYIESGFALPSIAEFEKVITEKTKAICICNPNNPTGYLYSRGELEALRELCLKYDLYLFSDEAYREFCYDGREFISPMHLEGLENNVVIFDTVSKRYSACGARIGCIITKNKELYQTALKFAQARLSPSLEGQIAGEAAVDTPDSYFEAVSKEYTARRDTLVNGLNAIDGVYSPNPGGAFYVVAKLPIDNADKFCQWILEEFSYNNETVMMAPATGFYSTEGAGTNEVRLAYVLNQNDLKSALTCLEKALEVYPGRTN comes from the coding sequence ATGCCAGTAATATCAGAAAAAGGGCTAAATATGCCTGCGTCACCCATCAGAAAACTGACGCCTTATGCTGATCAAGCAAAAAAAGAAGGTAAAAAAATATACCACTTAAATATCGGGCAACCAGATATCCAAACACCTGAAATTATGCTTAATGCTTTGAAAAATATTGATTTCAAAGTATGGGCTTATACACCTTCTGAAGGTACCGCCTCCTACCGAAAAAAATTAGCCGAGTATTATAATAAGCTAAACTACAATATTGAACCTACTGACATCCTGGTAACCAATGGTGGCTCAGAGGCAATCACAATCACCATGCAAGCCTGCTTAAATGAAGGTGAGGAAGTGATTATCCCGGAACCGTTTTATGCAAACTACAATGGTTTTGCCTGTTCATCGGACATTGTGATCAAACCGATCATGTCTTACATTGAAAGTGGATTTGCACTACCTTCTATTGCTGAATTTGAGAAAGTAATTACCGAGAAAACCAAAGCAATCTGCATCTGTAATCCCAACAATCCGACAGGCTATCTTTATTCGAGAGGAGAACTAGAAGCATTAAGGGAGCTTTGTCTGAAATATGATCTCTATCTGTTCTCTGATGAGGCTTATCGCGAATTTTGCTATGATGGTAGAGAGTTTATATCTCCAATGCACCTAGAAGGCCTCGAGAATAATGTTGTTATCTTTGATACAGTTTCAAAACGTTATTCAGCATGTGGTGCCCGTATCGGGTGTATTATTACCAAAAACAAAGAATTATATCAGACGGCATTGAAATTTGCGCAGGCGCGCTTAAGTCCATCTTTGGAGGGACAAATTGCCGGCGAAGCTGCTGTTGATACACCGGATAGCTACTTTGAAGCAGTATCTAAAGAATATACAGCCAGAAGAGATACATTGGTCAATGGGTTAAATGCTATTGACGGCGTATATTCCCCTAATCCAGGAGGTGCTTTTTATGTGGTTGCGAAGTTACCAATCGATAACGCGGATAAATTCTGCCAATGGATATTGGAGGAGTTTTCCTACAATAACGAAACGGTCATGATGGCTCCGGCAACTGGCTTCTATAGCACAGAAGGTGCTGGAACAAATGAGGTTCGCCTTGCTTATGTGCTGAATCAAAATGATCTTAAAAGTGCATTGACCTGTTTGGAGAAAGCACTAGAAGTATATCCAGGAAGAACGAATTAA